A window from Nitrospinota bacterium encodes these proteins:
- the ric gene encoding iron-sulfur cluster repair di-iron protein — translation MNDWIKMNASVRKGHKMNVTDPVKSFVKNNLASIGIFMELNIDFCCGGDISLQDACEEKGLKTDAVYQRLMGLAHPQNDEYDVSALAPGELTAHLESTHHVYLKKVLPRLTDLMDKVCQAHSSRHLELLALKTLLKKLRADLEPHLLKEERVLFPLIANLEREGLYVMSAARPIQVMRHELDEAGQLLKQMRVLTKGYVAPEGVCQSFQALYKELRKLEEDTYLHVHKENNLLFPAVEAMQEVPVGS, via the coding sequence ATGAATGATTGGATTAAGATGAATGCATCAGTACGAAAGGGGCATAAAATGAACGTTACCGATCCAGTGAAAAGCTTTGTGAAAAACAATTTGGCCTCTATTGGCATTTTTATGGAGCTAAACATAGATTTTTGCTGTGGGGGCGATATTTCACTTCAGGATGCCTGTGAAGAAAAAGGTCTGAAAACGGATGCTGTCTATCAACGTCTCATGGGGCTGGCACATCCTCAAAATGATGAATATGATGTTTCAGCTTTAGCACCCGGAGAATTGACCGCTCATCTGGAGTCAACGCATCATGTTTATCTTAAAAAAGTGTTGCCGCGCTTGACAGATTTGATGGATAAAGTTTGTCAGGCGCATTCTTCACGTCATCTGGAACTCCTTGCTTTAAAAACATTGCTTAAAAAATTACGTGCAGATCTCGAACCGCATTTACTTAAAGAAGAGCGAGTGTTGTTTCCCTTGATAGCAAATCTTGAGCGGGAAGGTTTATATGTGATGTCAGCTGCTCGACCCATTCAGGTCATGCGCCATGAGCTCGACGAAGCGGGGCAGTTGTTGAAGCAAATGAGAGTATTAACTAAAGGTTATGTTGCTCCAGAAGGTGTATGCCAGTCCTTTCAGGCATTATATAAAGAACTGCGAAAACTTGAGGAAGACACTTACCTTCATGTTCATAAGGAAAAT